The Actinomycetota bacterium genome window below encodes:
- a CDS encoding DNA topoisomerase I — MILIITEKDTAAKKIASILADGKVAASSYQKIPIYSFSADSQEYACVGLKGHIVQLEYPEEFSDWRKVEPRELIDAELIKSPSAKSVVNALKKTAKDADRVIIATDFDREGELIGLEALEQTVAANPKLSQGVTRARYSALTPEEIKRAFAETTELSIPLAQAGEARQDIDLIWGATLTRFISLATSRLGNQFLSVGRVQSPTLALIVEREMERRAFEPVPYWQIFAEVNSSQGAFTAQHKTDRFLDKNESDAALAKAGAASTGKVTSVKSTQKKLQPPAPFNTTAYTKAATALGYSAARAIRLAEDLYLAGFISYPRTDNTVYPPSLDLREILGELKKSSELGEAAGALLAQPELTPTRGKKQTTDHPPIYPVGVPGPGDKMDDAHWKVWFLVARRFLATLSEEAISESNRVDLDIGDEPFAVKGSRIVKAGWLGIYPYSRGKDVEVPRLEEGEEVQVDRVYDEQKETQPPGRYGQGRLIELMEQNGLGTKATRHSIIQNLYDRGYIKNTPVEPTETGVGMVEALNTYADRITKPQMTAELEEEMNSIAEQAMTKDEVVKRSRELLHLAYTSLEEHKEELAGIIVKGIQEDKIVGTCKKCGKSLKIIRSKKTKKRFIGCDGYPDCDSTYPLPQMGRLIPMHVECPQCNTPKVKIITRGRRPWELCIDPDCPTKDEYKKKAAERKAAKAAEAAAAKPSAKVKKAAAATKVVKKRKKAS, encoded by the coding sequence TTGATACTGATAATCACGGAAAAAGACACAGCGGCAAAGAAGATCGCCTCGATCCTGGCCGACGGCAAGGTCGCCGCCAGCTCATACCAGAAGATCCCTATCTACTCATTCAGCGCGGATTCACAGGAATATGCCTGCGTGGGCCTCAAAGGTCATATCGTCCAGCTGGAATATCCCGAGGAATTCTCGGACTGGCGGAAGGTCGAGCCGCGGGAGCTCATCGATGCCGAGCTGATAAAGTCGCCATCGGCTAAATCTGTTGTCAATGCTCTTAAAAAGACTGCCAAGGACGCTGATCGCGTCATAATCGCGACTGACTTCGACCGTGAAGGCGAGCTCATCGGCCTGGAAGCTCTGGAGCAGACTGTCGCGGCCAATCCGAAGCTATCCCAGGGTGTGACCAGGGCGCGTTATTCAGCCCTGACCCCGGAAGAGATCAAACGGGCATTCGCCGAGACCACCGAGCTGTCGATCCCTCTGGCACAGGCAGGAGAGGCCCGCCAGGACATCGACCTCATCTGGGGCGCCACGCTTACCCGGTTCATCTCGCTGGCCACATCGCGTCTTGGCAACCAGTTCCTTTCCGTGGGAAGGGTGCAGAGCCCGACTCTGGCGTTGATCGTCGAGCGTGAGATGGAGCGCCGCGCCTTCGAGCCGGTGCCGTACTGGCAGATTTTCGCGGAGGTCAATTCCTCCCAGGGCGCATTTACCGCCCAGCACAAGACCGACCGCTTTCTGGACAAGAACGAGTCCGACGCCGCACTGGCCAAGGCGGGAGCCGCTTCGACAGGCAAGGTCACCTCGGTCAAGTCGACCCAGAAGAAACTGCAGCCGCCGGCGCCGTTCAACACCACCGCCTATACCAAGGCGGCCACGGCGCTTGGTTACTCGGCAGCCCGGGCTATCCGCCTGGCAGAAGACCTTTACCTGGCCGGTTTTATCAGCTATCCGCGTACCGACAACACCGTCTACCCGCCGTCGCTGGACCTGCGCGAGATCCTCGGCGAGCTGAAGAAGAGTTCCGAGCTGGGCGAGGCGGCCGGAGCGTTGCTGGCGCAGCCCGAGCTGACGCCGACACGCGGTAAGAAACAGACTACCGACCATCCGCCGATCTACCCGGTGGGAGTTCCCGGCCCCGGCGACAAGATGGACGATGCCCACTGGAAGGTCTGGTTCCTGGTGGCGAGGCGGTTCCTGGCAACGCTCAGCGAAGAAGCTATCTCCGAGAGCAATCGCGTCGACCTCGATATCGGCGACGAGCCGTTCGCCGTCAAGGGCTCGCGCATCGTCAAGGCAGGCTGGCTGGGCATCTATCCTTACAGCCGAGGCAAGGACGTCGAGGTGCCGCGCCTGGAGGAGGGCGAAGAGGTGCAGGTCGACCGCGTCTACGATGAGCAGAAAGAGACCCAGCCCCCGGGCCGTTACGGCCAGGGCCGCCTGATCGAGCTGATGGAGCAGAACGGCCTGGGAACCAAGGCCACCCGCCACAGCATCATCCAGAACCTTTATGACCGCGGCTATATCAAGAACACCCCGGTGGAGCCCACCGAGACCGGCGTCGGCATGGTCGAGGCGCTGAACACCTACGCCGACCGCATCACCAAGCCGCAGATGACGGCCGAGCTGGAAGAGGAGATGAACTCCATCGCCGAGCAGGCCATGACCAAGGACGAAGTGGTCAAGCGCTCCCGCGAGCTGCTGCACCTGGCGTATACATCGCTAGAGGAGCACAAGGAAGAGCTGGCCGGCATCATCGTCAAGGGCATCCAGGAAGACAAGATCGTCGGCACCTGCAAGAAGTGTGGCAAGTCGCTGAAGATTATCCGTTCCAAGAAGACCAAGAAGCGCTTCATCGGCTGCGACGGCTACCCTGATTGCGACAGCACCTATCCGCTGCCGCAGATGGGCCGGCTCATCCCCATGCACGTGGAATGTCCGCAGTGCAACACGCCCAAGGTCAAGATCATCACCCGCGGACGGCGCCCCTGGGAGCTCTGTATCGACCCGGACTGTCCGACCAAGGATGAATACAAGAAGAAGGCTGCCGAGCGGAAGGCGGCGAAGGCTGCAGAAGCCGCGGCCGCGAAGCCGTCGGCGAAGGTGAAAAAAGCCGCTGCGGCGACCAAGGTCGTCAAGAAAAGGAAGAAAGCTTCCTGA
- a CDS encoding dTMP kinase, whose amino-acid sequence MYFITFEGIDQSGKSTQLDLLAAAAGNAGIDTLSVREPGGTPLGEQIRDILLGPEHTTMDAWTEALLYAAARVQLVKEVIKPALMQGKIVLSDRYIDSSLVYQGMARDLGVDRILDLNLGATGGLMPDLTFVFHLDVAASRERLAGRGTAEDRIEGEPLDFHQKVEDGYRKLEEMYPGRIVGIDGDRSIEEVQADVVAACRERLGLEL is encoded by the coding sequence ATGTATTTCATCACTTTTGAGGGAATCGATCAAAGCGGGAAATCGACGCAGCTGGACCTGTTGGCTGCTGCGGCAGGTAATGCCGGAATCGACACCCTGAGCGTCCGCGAGCCGGGCGGCACCCCACTCGGCGAACAGATCCGCGATATCCTCCTTGGCCCCGAACACACCACCATGGACGCCTGGACCGAAGCCCTCCTCTACGCCGCCGCCCGCGTGCAGCTGGTCAAGGAAGTCATCAAACCGGCGCTGATGCAGGGCAAGATCGTCCTTTCCGACCGCTATATCGATTCTTCGCTGGTTTATCAGGGGATGGCCCGGGATCTTGGCGTAGATCGAATTCTTGACCTCAACCTTGGAGCCACCGGCGGCCTGATGCCGGATCTCACCTTCGTCTTCCATCTGGATGTGGCCGCCTCGCGCGAGCGCCTTGCTGGGCGCGGGACTGCGGAGGACCGCATCGAGGGCGAGCCGCTCGATTTTCATCAGAAGGTCGAGGATGGGTATCGTAAGCTGGAAGAGATGTATCCGGGGCGGATTGTGGGGATTGATGGCGACCGTTCAATCGAGGAAGTTCAGGCGGATGTTGTGGCGGCTTGCCGGGAGCGCTTGGGGCTGGAGCTATAA
- a CDS encoding QueT transporter family protein: MNLKTITRGGIIAAMYVVLTVTPGLNAVSFSGVQFRVSEMLMPLAAFDIAAIPGLWIGCMIANYIGSPFGWLDVTLGAALTLFSALIIHAAGKRWISMASLSAPVILNAIGVAFIITVASPAEDGVLFWPTALSVGIGELGVMVVLAAPLFVMLKKNPELIGLEQRL, from the coding sequence TTGAACCTCAAGACGATAACCCGCGGCGGCATCATCGCTGCGATGTATGTGGTGCTGACCGTGACTCCCGGCCTTAACGCCGTCAGTTTCAGCGGCGTGCAGTTCCGTGTCTCGGAGATGCTGATGCCGCTGGCTGCGTTCGACATCGCGGCGATACCGGGGCTCTGGATCGGCTGCATGATAGCCAACTACATCGGCAGCCCCTTCGGCTGGCTGGATGTGACCCTGGGAGCGGCGCTGACACTGTTCTCGGCTCTTATCATCCACGCAGCTGGCAAACGCTGGATCAGCATGGCCAGCCTGTCGGCCCCGGTCATCCTCAACGCCATCGGTGTGGCATTCATCATCACAGTCGCGAGCCCGGCTGAGGACGGCGTCCTCTTCTGGCCGACCGCGCTCAGCGTCGGCATCGGCGAACTCGGTGTCATGGTAGTCCTGGCGGCGCCGCTCTTCGTTATGCTTAAGAAGAATCCCGAGCTCATCGGGCTGGAGCAGAGGCTATAA
- a CDS encoding amidohydrolase: MTDANGPAGDSAGNSEGVRIFSATWVLPVSSDPIHHGAVAVQGDEIKGVGPTQKVLDEYPGAEVTDFHHTIILPGFVNCHSHLEYAVFRGLLDNENFGPWMLDFIDQKAKLSRGDYEISSMLGASECVSSGITTVGESMYSGTSLTAIGSAGLRARAYQETFGLDDNKLEDTLAQLRDTLDELEDEKGELTEVGIFPHATYTVSANLYRAIAELARERGMKIATHLAESQEESKYIRSGSGVLALDLREKVGWDYLNHEPFGVTPVKYLQQWNVFGPDFMAVHCVHVNDADIDALARRDVSIAHCPKSNAKLGCGIAPLPAFLRAGIRVGFGTDSPASSNIMDMFGEMRTAIFLHRGSVQDAGVLSAAECVQLATLGGARALGMDERIGTLEPGKQADIIAVDMEYSHFTPIHDPYSSLVYGANQEDVFFTMVAGRPLYTRKVLLTVDDEEVAAKAREVKEKLWR; encoded by the coding sequence ATGACAGACGCAAACGGACCCGCAGGAGATTCCGCCGGAAACAGTGAAGGCGTGAGGATCTTCAGCGCCACCTGGGTCCTTCCAGTCTCGTCGGACCCGATCCATCACGGCGCCGTGGCAGTGCAGGGGGACGAGATCAAGGGCGTCGGCCCCACCCAGAAGGTCCTCGACGAATATCCCGGCGCAGAGGTCACGGATTTCCACCACACGATAATCCTTCCCGGCTTCGTCAACTGCCACAGCCATCTGGAATATGCCGTATTCCGCGGCCTGCTCGACAACGAGAACTTCGGCCCCTGGATGCTCGACTTCATCGACCAGAAGGCCAAGCTCTCCCGCGGCGATTATGAGATAAGCTCCATGCTGGGAGCTTCGGAATGCGTTTCCTCCGGTATCACTACCGTCGGCGAATCCATGTACTCGGGCACCAGCCTGACGGCCATCGGCAGCGCCGGCCTGAGGGCGCGGGCCTATCAGGAGACGTTCGGACTCGATGACAACAAGCTGGAAGATACCCTGGCGCAGCTCAGGGACACTCTTGACGAACTGGAAGATGAGAAGGGCGAGCTGACCGAGGTCGGCATCTTCCCCCACGCGACCTATACGGTGAGCGCTAACCTCTACCGGGCGATAGCCGAACTGGCCCGGGAGCGGGGGATGAAGATCGCCACCCATCTTGCCGAGAGCCAGGAAGAATCCAAATATATCCGCTCGGGCTCGGGCGTACTGGCCCTCGACCTCCGGGAAAAAGTAGGCTGGGACTACCTCAACCATGAACCTTTCGGGGTGACCCCCGTGAAATATCTGCAGCAGTGGAACGTCTTTGGGCCGGATTTCATGGCAGTCCATTGTGTGCACGTGAACGACGCTGACATCGACGCGCTGGCCAGGCGGGATGTTTCCATAGCCCACTGTCCCAAGAGCAACGCCAAGCTCGGCTGCGGCATCGCGCCGCTCCCGGCGTTCCTGCGGGCGGGCATCCGGGTAGGCTTCGGCACCGACAGTCCGGCCAGCAGCAACATCATGGACATGTTCGGTGAGATGCGTACTGCCATCTTCCTGCACCGTGGCAGCGTTCAGGACGCAGGGGTGCTTAGCGCCGCAGAGTGCGTACAGCTTGCCACCCTGGGAGGCGCCAGGGCGCTCGGCATGGATGAACGCATCGGTACCCTGGAACCGGGGAAGCAGGCCGACATCATCGCCGTCGACATGGAATACAGTCACTTCACGCCGATCCACGATCCGTACTCGTCACTGGTCTACGGCGCCAACCAGGAAGACGTCTTTTTCACCATGGTAGCCGGGCGCCCGCTGTACACCAGGAAGGTGCTTTTGACAGTTGACGACGAGGAAGTAGCCGCAAAAGCGCGTGAGGTCAAAGAGAAGCTCTGGCGCTGA
- the rph gene encoding ribonuclease PH, with amino-acid sequence MAVERPDGRSPGELRPIKMTPGFLEYADGSVLFEAGKTKVICAAKIQDGVPNWMRGKGNGWVTAEYSLLPASTPDRTFREAVKGKQGGRTLEIQRLVGRSLRSVVDMRALGERTIWLDCDVIQADGGTRCASVSGAYVALYLALARLVDEDLITEIPLKDSLAAVSVGVWQGEPVLDLDYAEDSTADTDMNVVMTGSGGIVELQATAEKEPFSREALDQLIDLAASGIEQITAEQLKAAAFRNS; translated from the coding sequence ATGGCGGTCGAAAGGCCGGATGGCCGCAGCCCCGGGGAGTTGCGCCCCATTAAGATGACGCCGGGATTCCTCGAATACGCCGACGGTTCGGTGCTCTTCGAGGCCGGCAAGACCAAGGTGATCTGCGCCGCCAAGATCCAGGATGGCGTGCCCAACTGGATGCGCGGCAAGGGCAACGGCTGGGTAACCGCCGAGTACAGCCTGCTGCCGGCATCCACGCCCGACCGCACCTTCCGTGAGGCGGTCAAGGGCAAGCAGGGCGGCCGCACCCTGGAGATCCAGCGGCTGGTCGGCCGCAGCCTCAGGAGCGTTGTCGATATGCGCGCCCTCGGCGAGCGGACCATCTGGCTCGACTGCGATGTCATCCAGGCCGACGGCGGCACCCGCTGCGCCTCGGTATCCGGAGCTTACGTGGCCCTATATTTAGCGCTGGCGCGGCTGGTGGACGAAGACCTGATCACCGAGATCCCCCTGAAAGATTCTCTGGCGGCGGTAAGCGTCGGCGTCTGGCAGGGCGAGCCGGTGCTCGACCTCGATTACGCTGAAGACAGCACTGCCGACACCGACATGAACGTCGTCATGACCGGCTCCGGCGGCATAGTCGAACTGCAGGCCACGGCGGAGAAGGAGCCTTTCTCGCGGGAAGCGCTTGACCAGCTCATCGATCTGGCAGCCTCAGGCATCGAGCAGATAACAGCCGAGCAGCTCAAGGCGGCCGCGTTTCGCAATAGCTGA
- a CDS encoding tetratricopeptide repeat protein, protein MGIGSTTGDIFSGCDKSSPDSISSSSSFEDREAYYISQIEQNPLDTDSMMALANLYAAADIGRYDDAIVYFTKALEVTPNNAATLVLIGKANLSKGDYDAAVRSITLATRAAPTDAYNFFLLGQAAKAGGQNQTAILAWNKYLELNPNDPNAQLIKDEIAKLATLPAVSTPETSTVPGSPGTSTPVTPSPLPTTP, encoded by the coding sequence TTGGGAATCGGCTCAACGACTGGCGACATCTTCTCCGGCTGCGATAAGAGCTCTCCAGATTCGATCTCTTCATCCAGCTCTTTCGAGGATCGTGAAGCCTATTACATATCACAAATCGAGCAGAATCCGCTGGACACTGATTCGATGATGGCGCTCGCCAATCTGTATGCTGCCGCGGATATAGGACGCTACGATGACGCCATCGTTTATTTTACGAAGGCTCTGGAGGTCACACCGAACAATGCAGCTACCCTGGTGCTGATAGGCAAGGCAAATCTGAGCAAGGGCGACTACGATGCAGCAGTCAGGTCGATAACTCTAGCGACACGGGCGGCGCCCACGGATGCCTATAATTTCTTCCTGCTGGGCCAGGCCGCCAAGGCCGGCGGCCAGAATCAGACCGCGATCCTCGCCTGGAACAAGTACCTGGAGCTGAACCCGAACGATCCCAACGCCCAGCTGATCAAGGACGAGATCGCCAAGCTTGCCACTTTGCCGGCGGTATCGACACCGGAGACTTCGACAGTGCCGGGCAGCCCGGGAACATCCACCCCGGTAACGCCGTCACCGTTGCCCACCACACCGTAA
- the rdgB gene encoding RdgB/HAM1 family non-canonical purine NTP pyrophosphatase, which translates to MEKNIIIVATSNPNKAREFAMLLPGVEVLPMPEGIELPEETGTTFEENARLKARSVLEKLRDMNVRLEPSGKLWVMADDSGIEIDALGGAPGIYSARYAGEDATDIDNVEKLLKELEGREDRGARFVCVLVCVAETGEELVANGYFEGNIADSPHGQSGFGYDPVFIPLEKTLTVAQISAEEKNRISHRARAAHRLLAQLRGG; encoded by the coding sequence ATGGAGAAGAACATCATCATCGTCGCTACTTCCAATCCCAACAAGGCGCGGGAGTTCGCCATGCTGCTTCCCGGCGTCGAAGTGTTGCCCATGCCCGAGGGGATCGAGCTGCCGGAAGAGACCGGCACCACTTTCGAGGAGAACGCCAGGCTGAAAGCGCGGTCGGTGCTCGAGAAGCTTCGGGATATGAATGTAAGACTGGAGCCGTCCGGCAAACTCTGGGTAATGGCCGACGATTCCGGCATCGAGATCGACGCCCTCGGCGGCGCTCCCGGAATCTATTCCGCCCGCTATGCCGGCGAAGACGCCACCGACATCGATAACGTTGAAAAACTCCTTAAGGAACTGGAAGGCCGCGAAGACCGGGGCGCCCGCTTCGTCTGCGTGCTGGTCTGCGTCGCGGAAACAGGCGAAGAACTGGTCGCAAACGGCTATTTTGAGGGCAATATCGCCGATTCGCCCCACGGACAGAGCGGATTCGGCTACGATCCGGTCTTCATCCCCCTGGAAAAAACGCTAACGGTCGCCCAGATTTCTGCCGAAGAGAAAAACCGCATAAGTCACCGTGCCCGGGCGGCCCACAGACTGCTAGCTCAGCTTCGGGGAGGCTAA
- a CDS encoding tetratricopeptide repeat protein, giving the protein MDRKRINKWARWFAIMLAITFAFGTVFLGVGSSTGDIFSGCDKSSPDSISSSSSIEDREAYYKAQIEQNPLDTDSMMALANLYAATDVGRYDDAIVYYTKALEVAPNNPNNAATYALIGNVNMSKGDYEAAVKAYTLATQAAPTEAYNYVQLGTAARNAGQNQTAILAWSKYLEMNPNYSNAEDLKKEIARLSTLPAVSTPQTTSVPGSPGTTAPVTPSPPPTTP; this is encoded by the coding sequence ATGGACCGCAAAAGAATCAATAAATGGGCGCGCTGGTTCGCCATCATGCTGGCGATCACTTTTGCCTTCGGCACCGTATTCCTCGGAGTCGGCTCTTCGACCGGCGACATCTTTTCCGGTTGTGACAAGAGCTCGCCCGACTCGATCTCTTCATCCAGCTCGATTGAGGATCGGGAAGCCTATTACAAGGCCCAGATCGAGCAGAATCCGCTGGATACCGATTCGATGATGGCGCTCGCCAACCTGTACGCGGCCACGGATGTAGGCCGCTACGATGACGCCATCGTCTATTACACGAAGGCTCTGGAGGTCGCACCGAACAACCCGAACAATGCGGCTACATATGCACTGATCGGCAATGTGAATATGAGCAAGGGCGACTACGAAGCAGCGGTCAAAGCCTATACCTTGGCTACACAGGCGGCTCCAACGGAAGCATACAATTACGTCCAGCTGGGAACGGCCGCAAGGAATGCTGGCCAGAACCAGACGGCAATCCTCGCCTGGAGCAAATATCTGGAGATGAACCCCAACTATTCAAACGCTGAAGATCTCAAGAAAGAGATCGCCAGGCTCTCCACCCTGCCGGCAGTATCAACGCCACAGACTACGTCGGTACCCGGCAGCCCGGGGACAACCGCTCCGGTAACGCCCTCGCCGCCGCCGACTACGCCTTAG
- a CDS encoding DEAD/DEAH box helicase yields MFEKLGLEERLLKGVKAMGYTQPTPIQEQAIPVALEGRDIVGCAQTGTGKTAAFILPLLQRMSRERGIKALVVTPTRELAGQIVDVARDCTKFTGQKVTAVYGGVGYQPQKDKLRRGVDLLVATPGRLLDLQGRGDVDLSKVEVLVLDEADRMLDMGFWPDVKRIINLIPGKRQNLLFSATMSHQVLGVVGSTLNNPVRIDVAPSATPIEAIEQTVYPVGSTQKGDLLVRLLEERDLDRVLVFTRTKHRADRVCRTLSRKGIKGVAIHSNRTQSQRQQALDGFKNGRYRVLVATDIVARGIDVDNISHVINFDLPNKAEDYVHRIGRTARAGNDGYALSFLSSEETSSLREIEGLIGTTLPCEDVDGFDYDYRVVPSPDRQATKVRKLVYNGGALSGKRKRGRKRPARSMAGAR; encoded by the coding sequence TTGTTCGAAAAACTAGGTTTGGAAGAGCGCCTGCTCAAGGGCGTTAAAGCCATGGGCTATACCCAGCCCACGCCTATCCAGGAACAGGCAATCCCCGTAGCGCTCGAAGGCAGGGACATTGTCGGCTGTGCCCAGACGGGCACCGGCAAGACCGCCGCCTTCATCCTGCCGCTACTCCAGAGGATGAGCCGCGAGCGCGGCATCAAGGCCCTGGTAGTCACCCCGACACGCGAACTGGCAGGCCAGATCGTCGATGTCGCCCGTGACTGCACCAAGTTCACCGGCCAGAAAGTCACCGCTGTTTACGGCGGCGTCGGCTATCAGCCCCAGAAGGACAAACTCCGGCGCGGCGTTGACCTGCTTGTGGCGACTCCCGGCAGGCTCCTGGATCTCCAGGGGCGCGGCGATGTCGACCTGAGTAAGGTCGAGGTCCTCGTCCTGGACGAGGCCGACCGTATGCTGGACATGGGCTTCTGGCCTGACGTCAAGCGCATCATCAACCTGATTCCCGGGAAGCGCCAGAACCTGCTTTTCTCGGCGACCATGTCACACCAGGTCCTGGGAGTGGTCGGTTCAACACTGAATAATCCCGTCCGCATCGACGTGGCGCCGAGCGCTACGCCGATCGAGGCGATCGAGCAGACTGTATATCCGGTCGGCAGCACCCAGAAAGGCGACCTTCTGGTACGCCTTCTCGAGGAGCGCGACCTGGACCGCGTACTGGTCTTCACGCGCACGAAGCATCGCGCCGACCGCGTCTGCCGCACCCTGTCCCGCAAGGGCATCAAGGGCGTGGCCATCCACTCCAACCGCACCCAGTCCCAGCGCCAGCAGGCCCTGGACGGATTCAAGAACGGCAGGTACCGGGTGCTGGTCGCGACCGACATCGTCGCCCGCGGCATCGACGTGGATAACATCTCACATGTGATCAACTTCGACCTGCCCAACAAGGCCGAGGATTACGTCCACCGCATCGGCCGTACGGCCAGAGCCGGCAACGACGGCTACGCCCTCAGCTTCCTCTCCTCCGAAGAGACTTCTTCGCTGCGGGAGATCGAAGGCCTGATCGGCACGACCCTGCCCTGCGAGGATGTCGACGGCTTCGACTACGATTACCGTGTAGTCCCCAGCCCCGACCGCCAGGCGACCAAGGTCCGCAAGCTGGTCTATAACGGTGGCGCCCTCTCCGGCAAGCGCAAGCGCGGCCGTAAGCGTCCCGCCCGCAGCATGGCCGGCGCCCGCTAA
- the holB gene encoding DNA polymerase III subunit delta' yields the protein MSSPPPILHDIIGQEHATRFLASAVSHGEPSHAYLFHGPKGVGKYDAALKFAAALCCETGGCGECPTCEKAARGVHPDIDTIAPVGAFITVDQVREINRNLNLRPHESQARVFIIRGADRFNSESANAFLKSLEEPPPFVYFLLIADRLDKLIPTIVSRCQLVRFGPVPAADIEAHILGNYKISPVVAQAYARASRGDLHLAEALATDNRLSDRRERYLQIAENLAKGAWEGGASQMAAEIIAAAAEQGDTAEQEEEESVPEGFLVAPKKRREQDAHRRAGQAQRRELDLALDFLETWFRDMMAMASGAGEAILNRDYELELEAQSHESRIDNYRSALEVIEATRSKLSYNVDLELALQAMFYKLQEVL from the coding sequence ATGTCCTCACCACCGCCTATCCTGCACGACATCATCGGCCAGGAGCACGCCACCCGGTTCCTCGCCTCGGCTGTAAGCCATGGTGAGCCCAGCCACGCCTACCTGTTCCACGGCCCAAAAGGCGTGGGCAAATATGATGCCGCGCTGAAGTTCGCAGCAGCGCTTTGCTGCGAGACCGGCGGCTGCGGCGAGTGCCCTACCTGCGAGAAGGCTGCGCGGGGAGTCCATCCAGACATCGATACGATCGCTCCCGTCGGCGCTTTCATCACCGTCGACCAGGTGCGCGAGATCAACCGCAACCTCAATCTGCGCCCGCATGAGAGCCAGGCGCGAGTCTTCATCATCCGTGGCGCCGACCGTTTCAACTCCGAGAGCGCCAATGCTTTCCTCAAATCCCTGGAGGAGCCACCGCCGTTCGTCTACTTCCTGCTGATCGCGGACCGGCTCGACAAGCTTATCCCGACTATCGTCTCCCGCTGCCAGCTGGTTCGGTTCGGGCCGGTGCCGGCGGCGGACATCGAGGCTCACATCCTCGGGAATTACAAGATCAGCCCGGTTGTAGCACAGGCTTACGCCCGCGCCAGCAGAGGCGATCTGCATCTCGCCGAGGCGCTCGCCACTGACAACAGACTCAGCGACCGCCGCGAACGCTACCTTCAGATCGCTGAGAACCTGGCAAAGGGCGCCTGGGAGGGCGGCGCCAGTCAGATGGCGGCGGAGATCATCGCTGCAGCGGCCGAGCAGGGCGACACGGCGGAGCAGGAGGAGGAAGAGAGCGTCCCCGAAGGTTTCCTGGTCGCGCCCAAGAAGCGCCGGGAGCAGGATGCCCACCGCCGCGCCGGGCAGGCCCAGCGGCGCGAACTCGACCTGGCCCTGGATTTCCTCGAGACCTGGTTCCGCGACATGATGGCGATGGCGTCCGGAGCAGGCGAGGCCATCCTCAACCGCGATTATGAGCTGGAACTCGAGGCCCAGTCGCATGAATCCAGGATCGATAATTACCGGAGCGCTCTCGAGGTAATCGAGGCTACCCGTTCTAAACTGAGCTATAATGTGGACCTGGAGCTTGCTTTGCAAGCGATGTTCTATAAATTGCAGGAGGTTTTGTAA
- a CDS encoding glutamate racemase gives MGPGEAKIDPRPSDKVDRRPIGMFDSGVGGLTVLHECLVSHPHEDFIYLGDTGRFPYGPRSIEELRSFAWQIASHLLSLEVKLLVVACNSATAAALTFLQEQLEASIIGAVHPEAEAAVQTTRNRKVGVLATEATVASGSYERALLNLDAGLETFSQACPQLATMIQSGDVSSPEMVEAVKGYAAPLKDAGVDTVILGCTHYPLVTPMLQRVFGRDVTLVNSAQEIAREVGEVLDRKGIGNDPAREGRYSFLCTGEVESFVEVGARFLQMPFENVEHVEISELEKIEVG, from the coding sequence GTGGGTCCCGGGGAGGCAAAGATCGATCCGCGCCCCAGCGACAAAGTTGACCGGCGCCCGATCGGCATGTTCGATTCCGGGGTCGGCGGGCTCACCGTCCTGCACGAATGCCTGGTTTCCCATCCCCATGAGGATTTCATCTATCTTGGCGATACCGGGCGTTTTCCGTACGGTCCCAGGTCCATCGAGGAGCTCAGGAGCTTCGCCTGGCAGATCGCCTCGCACCTGCTCTCGCTCGAAGTGAAGCTGCTGGTGGTGGCCTGCAACTCGGCCACGGCGGCGGCGCTGACCTTCCTGCAGGAGCAGCTGGAGGCGTCGATCATCGGCGCGGTGCATCCGGAGGCCGAAGCGGCGGTGCAGACAACCCGCAACCGGAAGGTCGGCGTGCTGGCCACCGAAGCGACCGTGGCCAGCGGCAGTTACGAACGGGCCCTGCTGAACCTCGACGCCGGACTCGAGACTTTTTCCCAGGCTTGCCCCCAGCTGGCCACGATGATCCAGAGCGGTGACGTTTCTTCCCCGGAGATGGTGGAGGCGGTCAAGGGCTATGCTGCCCCGCTCAAGGATGCGGGTGTCGACACTGTGATCCTGGGCTGCACCCACTATCCGCTGGTGACGCCGATGCTGCAGCGTGTCTTCGGCCGGGATGTCACTCTGGTGAATTCCGCGCAGGAGATCGCCCGCGAGGTCGGCGAGGTGCTTGACCGCAAGGGAATCGGCAATGACCCGGCGCGGGAAGGGCGGTACTCTTTCCTGTGTACCGGTGAAGTGGAGAGTTTCGTCGAGGTCGGCGCGAGGTTCCTGCAGATGCCTTTTGAGAACGTAGAGCATGTGGAGATCTCTGAGCTGGAAAAAATAGAAGTCGGGTAG